Proteins encoded by one window of Chondromyces crocatus:
- a CDS encoding SRPBCC family protein: MAKKIAIIVVVLIVGLLGFAATRPDTMRVERSTRINASPEKIYPHIADFHGWAAWSPFEGRDPAMKRTYSGAPSGKGAVYEYEGNSDVGQGRMEIIETSPPGKITIQLDFIKPFAARNTAEFTLAPSGDTTTVTWAMHGPQSFFAKVMCIFVDMDSMIGKDFEDGLAKLKTLAEQ, from the coding sequence ATGGCCAAGAAGATTGCCATCATCGTCGTCGTGCTGATCGTCGGGCTCCTCGGCTTTGCCGCGACCCGCCCCGACACGATGCGCGTCGAGCGTTCGACCCGCATCAATGCTTCACCCGAGAAGATCTACCCGCACATCGCCGACTTTCACGGCTGGGCTGCCTGGTCTCCCTTCGAGGGCCGAGATCCGGCGATGAAGAGGACCTACAGCGGCGCGCCGAGCGGGAAAGGCGCCGTGTACGAGTACGAGGGCAACAGCGACGTCGGTCAGGGGCGCATGGAGATCATCGAGACCTCGCCGCCTGGGAAGATCACGATCCAGCTGGACTTCATCAAGCCGTTCGCAGCCCGGAACACCGCCGAGTTCACCCTGGCCCCCAGCGGCGACACGACCACCGTCACGTGGGCCATGCATGGCCCCCAGTCCTTCTTCGCGAAGGTCATGTGCATCTTCGTCGACATGGACAGCATGATCGGCAAGGACTTCGAGGACGGCCTCGCCAAGCTGAAGACCCTCGCCGAGCAGTGA
- a CDS encoding patatin-like phospholipase family protein: MSQEPSTPTRASATSQEPSSPAHASATSAATTASPGTTPTAALFVEGGGLRGAFSAGVLAELSRPGGPHFDDVIAVSSGAPTAAYMVAGQIDDGLRIWERHTHGAQLISPFNWLRAAPLMNIERLVGVFERVVPLDAARLRDARSRLWIVVTNCHTGRAEYVRAMPDNTLGLLQATMAIPIAYGRIVPVDGVPYIDGGVADAIPARHAVSLKRDLTVAVLTRPRGYRRSARPALTYAMGRTYPGHPEIGRALATRWKASNDALDLIDELEDRGRMAVIRPTGPLPAGRLSTRREDIVATIEAGREAARSWLRRDGYVTEM; encoded by the coding sequence ATGAGCCAGGAGCCCTCGACCCCCACGCGTGCCTCGGCCACGAGCCAGGAGCCCTCGTCCCCTGCGCATGCCTCGGCGACATCGGCGGCGACGACAGCGTCGCCGGGGACGACGCCGACCGCGGCGCTGTTCGTGGAAGGCGGTGGCCTGCGAGGGGCGTTCAGCGCCGGTGTCCTCGCCGAGCTCTCCAGGCCCGGGGGACCGCACTTCGACGATGTCATCGCGGTGTCGTCGGGGGCGCCGACGGCGGCGTACATGGTGGCGGGGCAGATCGACGACGGCCTCCGCATCTGGGAGCGCCACACCCACGGCGCCCAGCTCATCTCCCCCTTCAACTGGCTGCGCGCCGCGCCGCTCATGAACATCGAGCGGCTCGTCGGTGTCTTCGAGCGGGTGGTGCCTCTCGACGCCGCCCGTCTCCGTGACGCCCGCTCACGTCTGTGGATCGTGGTCACCAACTGCCACACCGGGCGCGCCGAGTACGTGCGCGCCATGCCCGACAACACGCTCGGCCTCCTCCAGGCGACGATGGCCATCCCCATCGCGTACGGCAGGATCGTCCCCGTGGACGGCGTGCCGTACATCGACGGCGGCGTGGCCGACGCCATCCCCGCACGTCATGCGGTCTCGTTGAAGCGCGACCTCACCGTCGCCGTGCTCACCCGCCCTCGTGGTTACCGGCGGAGCGCTCGACCCGCCCTCACCTACGCCATGGGCCGGACGTACCCGGGCCACCCCGAGATCGGCCGTGCCCTCGCCACGCGCTGGAAGGCCTCGAACGACGCGCTGGACCTCATCGACGAGCTGGAGGATCGAGGTCGGATGGCCGTGATCCGCCCCACCGGCCCACTGCCCGCCGGTCGGCTGAGCACGCGCAGGGAGGACATCGTGGCGACCATCGAGGCCGGGCGCGAGGCGGCGCGATCGTGGCTGCGGCGTGATGGGTACGTCACCGAGATGTGA
- a CDS encoding DUF924 family protein, protein MDNVAPTYEPLLHFWLGEPGADPLANAGRWFSVDPTFDAELRSRFSALLERGERDELEPWRTTPRGSLAYVILHDQIPRNIFRGTRKAFSHDERALEATLVAIARGFEADLGIVERWFLYMPLMHAEDITYQQRCVDAFARLADECEIPLRGALQNSLDYAIRHRDVVARFGRFPHRNAALGRTSTADEIEFLQEPGSSF, encoded by the coding sequence ATGGACAACGTGGCCCCCACGTACGAGCCGCTCCTTCACTTCTGGCTCGGCGAACCTGGCGCAGATCCGCTCGCGAACGCTGGCCGCTGGTTCTCGGTCGACCCCACCTTCGACGCCGAGCTGCGCTCACGGTTCAGCGCGCTGCTCGAACGCGGTGAGCGCGACGAGCTCGAGCCCTGGCGCACCACCCCTCGGGGCTCGCTCGCCTACGTCATCCTGCACGACCAGATCCCCCGCAACATCTTCCGGGGCACCCGCAAGGCCTTCTCGCACGACGAGCGCGCCCTCGAAGCCACCCTCGTTGCCATCGCCCGCGGCTTCGAGGCCGACCTCGGCATCGTCGAGCGCTGGTTCCTGTACATGCCCCTCATGCACGCGGAGGACATCACCTACCAGCAGCGCTGCGTGGACGCCTTCGCCCGGCTCGCCGACGAGTGCGAAATCCCTCTGCGCGGCGCCTTGCAGAACTCACTGGACTACGCCATCCGCCATCGTGACGTCGTCGCCCGCTTCGGCCGCTTCCCCCACCGCAACGCCGCCCTCGGGCGCACCTCGACCGCCGACGAGATCGAGTTCCTGCAAGAGCCAGGGTCCTCCTTCTGA
- a CDS encoding sigma 54-interacting transcriptional regulator: protein MSTTSSPGLPRRVRRAGPRSETRLKCVAAAPEARLCVEILGEHDTTGGVGVTGGVGAAGGARGVVLTGPEVTIGRGAGCSLVLPDPTVSEVHLVLRVEDGAIRVIDAGGRGGVWLDGVRVRDAYARPDAVVGLGRSRLRLRGVGDEGEAPSGPRSRLGGLLGVSPAMQRVFALLERAARTDATVLLEGETGTGKELAAQALHEESPRAGGVLQVVDCSALSATMIEDMLFGHVRGAFTGAIAEHPGGFEEADGGTLFLDEIGELPLELQPKLLRAIETRAICRLGSNVPRRVDVRIVAATNRSLAREVAEGRFRADLYYRLNVVRVELPPLRERPEDVQALVRHIEEGLPAASQARAPLSEDEVDLLSRRPWPGNVRELRNEVVRMHALGLHALETPTPTPTKAPAAWSAPRPGVAETGEDGEPVVDLSMGFRLARQQQLDAFERRFLAEALRRAHGNVSLAAQSIGVSRKLLHRAIARHALREVDP from the coding sequence ATGAGCACCACTTCCTCCCCAGGGCTCCCGCGGCGCGTGCGTCGCGCGGGGCCTCGCAGCGAGACCCGGCTGAAGTGCGTCGCGGCGGCGCCCGAGGCGCGGCTCTGTGTCGAGATCCTCGGCGAGCACGACACGACCGGTGGGGTCGGTGTGACCGGTGGGGTCGGCGCGGCCGGCGGGGCTCGGGGGGTGGTGCTGACGGGGCCCGAGGTGACGATCGGCCGCGGGGCTGGATGCTCACTCGTCCTGCCGGATCCCACCGTGAGCGAGGTGCATCTGGTGCTGCGTGTGGAGGACGGCGCGATCCGGGTGATCGATGCGGGAGGGCGTGGCGGCGTCTGGCTCGACGGGGTGCGCGTGCGGGATGCCTATGCGCGCCCGGATGCCGTCGTGGGCCTGGGGAGGTCCAGGCTCCGCCTCCGGGGCGTGGGGGACGAGGGGGAAGCGCCTTCCGGGCCGCGCTCCAGGCTGGGTGGGCTGCTGGGCGTCAGCCCGGCGATGCAGCGGGTGTTCGCGTTGCTGGAGCGCGCGGCGCGCACGGACGCGACGGTGCTGCTGGAGGGGGAAACGGGGACGGGCAAGGAGCTGGCGGCGCAGGCGCTCCACGAAGAGAGCCCGCGGGCGGGCGGTGTGCTCCAGGTGGTCGACTGCTCGGCGCTCTCCGCGACGATGATCGAGGACATGCTCTTCGGGCATGTGCGGGGCGCGTTCACGGGCGCCATCGCCGAGCATCCCGGCGGGTTCGAGGAGGCGGACGGAGGGACGCTGTTCCTCGACGAGATCGGCGAGCTGCCGCTCGAACTGCAACCCAAGCTGCTCCGCGCCATCGAGACACGCGCCATCTGCCGGCTCGGATCGAACGTGCCCCGGCGGGTGGACGTGCGCATCGTGGCGGCGACGAACCGATCGCTCGCGCGGGAGGTGGCCGAGGGGCGTTTCCGCGCCGATCTGTACTACCGGCTGAACGTGGTGCGGGTGGAGCTGCCGCCGCTGCGCGAGCGACCCGAGGATGTCCAGGCGTTGGTCCGGCACATCGAGGAGGGCTTGCCAGCCGCGTCGCAGGCGCGAGCGCCCCTGTCGGAGGACGAGGTGGACCTGCTCTCGCGGCGCCCGTGGCCGGGTAATGTGCGCGAGCTGCGCAACGAGGTCGTCCGGATGCACGCGCTCGGCTTGCACGCGCTGGAGACGCCGACGCCGACGCCGACGAAGGCGCCCGCGGCGTGGTCGGCACCGCGTCCAGGCGTGGCGGAGACCGGCGAGGACGGGGAGCCCGTGGTGGATCTCTCGATGGGGTTCAGGCTGGCGCGCCAGCAGCAGCTGGACGCGTTCGAGCGACGGTTCCTCGCAGAGGCGCTGCGGCGGGCCCACGGCAACGTGTCCCTCGCAGCCCAGAGCATCGGGGTCAGCCGCAAGTTGCTGCACCGGGCGATCGCACGGCACGCGTTGCGGGAGGTCGATCCGTGA
- a CDS encoding LysR family transcriptional regulator, with product MLHPSEQSEAPLLEEIATFLRVAEAGSLTLAARQLGVPKSTVSRRIARLEEKLGARLLHRTTRKLGLTEVGADYRHRAATAIAQLDEATEVIRAQREQPCGHLRVTAPYDSWLSPFPDLCAEFARLHPRCTLEVVLTDRTLDLVADGIDLAVRGAMTLPDSTLVARRLWGVPIRLYATPRYLEERRIPASPEALAEHDLILNRALHGRGSLRLIGPAGEERQVPVRAAVAVNGFVFVHRVTLAHAGIGLMPSMNAEADVDAGRLVEVLPTWTTGMANMFVVHPGGRLLSAKVRAFQDLLLERMGEKACPRNREERLAHEAARRELEGAFAGRPEEGRDEPRDAATRRKKSVVEASEHGTTREPRKTGSVRGADESRKGSVRGADKSRAGVPARRERAETRTRSSHATQAGRAR from the coding sequence ATGTTGCACCCCAGTGAACAATCCGAGGCGCCCCTCCTGGAGGAGATCGCCACCTTCCTGCGCGTGGCCGAGGCCGGGAGCCTGACCTTGGCGGCGCGGCAGCTCGGGGTGCCCAAGTCGACCGTGAGCCGACGCATCGCGCGCCTCGAAGAGAAGCTCGGCGCCCGCCTCTTGCACCGGACCACGCGCAAGCTCGGCCTCACCGAGGTCGGCGCGGACTACCGGCACCGGGCGGCGACCGCCATCGCGCAGCTCGACGAAGCGACGGAGGTGATCCGCGCCCAGCGCGAGCAGCCTTGTGGACACCTGCGGGTGACCGCGCCCTACGACAGCTGGCTCTCCCCCTTCCCCGACCTCTGCGCCGAGTTCGCGCGCCTCCACCCGCGCTGCACGCTGGAGGTCGTCCTCACCGACCGCACCCTCGATCTCGTGGCCGACGGGATCGATCTGGCCGTGCGCGGGGCGATGACGCTGCCGGACTCCACGCTGGTCGCGCGGCGCCTGTGGGGCGTGCCCATCCGCCTCTACGCCACGCCGCGCTACCTCGAAGAGCGACGGATCCCTGCATCGCCGGAAGCGCTCGCGGAGCACGACCTGATCCTGAACCGCGCGCTCCACGGACGCGGCTCGCTGCGCCTCATCGGCCCGGCAGGGGAAGAGCGGCAGGTGCCCGTGCGCGCTGCGGTGGCCGTGAACGGCTTCGTGTTCGTCCATCGGGTGACGCTCGCGCACGCCGGGATCGGCCTCATGCCCTCCATGAACGCGGAAGCGGACGTCGACGCGGGCCGGCTGGTCGAGGTGCTCCCCACCTGGACCACCGGCATGGCCAACATGTTCGTGGTGCACCCCGGTGGACGGCTCCTGTCGGCCAAGGTCCGCGCCTTCCAGGACCTCTTGCTCGAACGGATGGGCGAGAAAGCCTGCCCGCGCAACAGGGAGGAGCGCCTCGCGCACGAGGCGGCCCGGCGTGAGCTGGAGGGGGCCTTCGCCGGTCGCCCCGAGGAGGGCCGAGACGAACCTCGCGACGCAGCGACCCGACGCAAGAAGAGCGTCGTCGAGGCGAGTGAGCACGGAACGACCCGCGAGCCCCGCAAGACGGGCAGCGTCCGTGGCGCCGACGAGAGCCGGAAGGGCAGCGTCCGTGGCGCCGACAAGAGCCGCGCTGGCGTCCCTGCGCGGCGCGAGCGTGCGGAGACGAGGACGCGCTCCAGCCACGCGACGCAGGCTGGCCGAGCGCGCTGA
- a CDS encoding STAS/SEC14 domain-containing protein, translating into MAFATRGSLYLFVHNGVSPDEAEWNEATKGALNVPDPQHIRTLVFTDGGGPSNTTRAQTEGILRGRPSAVAVVTDSAWVRALVKVQGLTNPRNRAFSPREIQEAYWHLGLTADEITWSELQVREMRRQLDR; encoded by the coding sequence ATGGCGTTCGCCACCAGAGGCAGCCTCTACCTCTTCGTCCACAATGGCGTCTCGCCGGACGAAGCCGAGTGGAACGAGGCCACGAAGGGAGCCTTGAACGTCCCCGATCCGCAGCACATCCGGACGCTGGTCTTCACCGACGGCGGCGGCCCTTCCAACACCACCCGCGCTCAGACCGAGGGGATCCTGCGCGGGCGCCCTTCCGCCGTCGCCGTGGTGACCGACAGCGCCTGGGTGCGCGCGCTGGTGAAGGTCCAGGGCCTCACGAACCCCAGGAACCGCGCCTTCTCGCCGCGGGAGATCCAGGAAGCGTACTGGCACCTGGGCCTCACGGCCGACGAGATCACGTGGAGCGAGCTTCAGGTGAGGGAGATGCGCCGCCAGCTCGACCGGTGA
- a CDS encoding xylulokinase → MSGEGKRRHGDRGDAGQGEGLVLGIDCSTTACKAIVWDGRGRVVSEGRASIGLTNPEPDAWEQDAERWWEATLEATRQAVERLGEGNAWRVRAMGITHQRETFVVTDAEGKPLHPALVWMDARCRPEVAEAIAALGETRLHTVTGKPPCTTPSLYKLLFLLRRGAPSLGAQRPRVLDVHALLSWRLTGRLATSLASADPLGLVDMEARDFSPEILALAGLSRAQLPVLCAPGEVIGGLMEAAAGALGLPAGLPVVAGAGDGQAAALGAGLSGPGAAYLNLGTAIVSGVVSSAYRIDRAFRTMVAATPGAYLLETDLKGGTFTLTWLVERLLGRSASEVGGTLSALEQVARGLPPGADGLLLVPYWNGVMNPYWDDDASGVMVGWHGAHAPAHVYRATLEGIAMEQRLHTEAVEAASGPIGELLVMGGGSRSDLWCQILADVTGKPVVRTGATEASSLGAGMLAAWASGMFPDLGAAVGAMSARGATFSPGAQQGIYDRLYREVYAGLYPALAGSLKRLAALRAEARGGLAGKAVR, encoded by the coding sequence ATGAGCGGGGAGGGCAAGCGGAGGCACGGGGATCGAGGCGACGCAGGGCAGGGGGAGGGGCTGGTCCTCGGCATCGACTGCAGCACCACGGCGTGCAAGGCGATCGTCTGGGATGGTCGAGGGCGCGTGGTCAGCGAGGGGCGCGCGTCGATCGGCCTGACGAACCCGGAACCCGACGCGTGGGAGCAGGACGCGGAGCGCTGGTGGGAGGCCACGCTGGAGGCCACCCGGCAGGCCGTCGAGCGGCTGGGGGAGGGGAACGCTTGGCGGGTGCGCGCGATGGGGATCACCCACCAGCGCGAGACGTTCGTGGTGACCGACGCCGAGGGCAAGCCGCTGCATCCGGCGCTGGTGTGGATGGACGCGCGGTGCCGCCCCGAGGTCGCGGAGGCGATCGCCGCGCTCGGCGAGACGCGGCTGCACACGGTGACCGGGAAGCCCCCGTGCACGACGCCTTCGCTCTACAAGCTGCTGTTCTTGCTGCGTCGAGGGGCCCCGTCGCTCGGGGCGCAGCGTCCGCGGGTGCTCGACGTGCATGCGCTCCTCTCGTGGCGGCTGACGGGGCGGCTCGCGACGTCGCTCGCCAGCGCCGATCCGCTGGGGCTCGTCGACATGGAAGCGCGGGATTTCTCGCCGGAGATCCTCGCGCTGGCCGGGCTCTCGCGGGCGCAGCTGCCGGTGCTCTGCGCGCCGGGTGAGGTGATCGGTGGCCTCATGGAGGCCGCGGCGGGCGCGCTCGGGTTGCCCGCAGGGTTGCCGGTGGTGGCCGGCGCGGGGGATGGGCAAGCGGCGGCGCTCGGGGCCGGGTTGAGCGGTCCCGGGGCGGCGTACCTGAACCTGGGGACGGCCATCGTGTCGGGCGTCGTGTCGTCCGCGTACCGGATCGATCGGGCGTTCCGCACGATGGTCGCGGCGACGCCGGGTGCGTACCTCCTGGAGACCGATCTCAAGGGGGGGACCTTCACGCTCACCTGGCTCGTGGAGCGGCTGCTCGGGCGCTCGGCCAGCGAGGTGGGTGGGACGCTTTCGGCGCTGGAGCAGGTGGCGCGGGGGCTGCCGCCAGGCGCGGACGGGCTGCTGCTGGTGCCGTACTGGAACGGGGTGATGAACCCGTACTGGGACGACGACGCGAGCGGGGTGATGGTGGGGTGGCACGGGGCGCACGCGCCAGCGCACGTGTACCGAGCGACGCTGGAAGGGATCGCGATGGAGCAGCGGCTCCACACCGAGGCGGTGGAGGCGGCGTCAGGGCCCATCGGCGAGCTGCTGGTGATGGGCGGGGGCTCGCGCAGCGATCTGTGGTGCCAGATCCTGGCCGACGTGACGGGGAAGCCCGTGGTCCGGACGGGCGCGACCGAGGCCAGCTCGCTCGGCGCCGGCATGCTCGCGGCGTGGGCGTCAGGGATGTTTCCGGATCTCGGCGCCGCCGTCGGGGCGATGAGCGCGCGGGGCGCGACCTTCAGCCCAGGAGCGCAGCAAGGGATCTACGACCGCCTGTACCGGGAGGTGTATGCAGGCCTTTATCCGGCGCTCGCGGGGTCGCTGAAGCGCCTCGCCGCCTTGCGGGCCGAAGCGCGGGGTGGGCTCGCCGGGAAAGCGGTTCGGTAG
- a CDS encoding NAD(P)H-dependent glycerol-3-phosphate dehydrogenase: protein MAVITVLGAGMMGSALCVPLVDRGHEVRLVGTHLDGAIIESLQAGHFHPTMKLDLPAAIRPYPAEALPAAMEGAELVALGVSSAGIDWATSQLAPFARPGLPIVMITKGLELREGRLGVLPDRVQRGLPEAVRDTVFPAAIAGPCIAGELARRVPTCVVVTGRDAGTLARLAEALRGPYYHVFPCADVIGAEVSAALKNAYAMGVAFGVGLHEKAGGVAGSVAMHNWESAVFAQAIREMMRVTALLGGDPLTVTGLPGVGDLDVTMNGGRTGRFGRWLGLGLGVAASVARMEGATLECLEILAVMREGLAAHEARGELRPGELPLLRQMMAVALDDAPVAMPFERFFAEGAG, encoded by the coding sequence ATGGCCGTCATCACCGTCCTCGGCGCGGGCATGATGGGCAGCGCGCTCTGCGTGCCGCTCGTCGACCGTGGGCACGAGGTGCGCCTCGTGGGGACCCACCTCGATGGGGCGATCATCGAGAGTCTCCAGGCAGGGCACTTCCATCCGACGATGAAGCTCGACCTGCCGGCAGCCATCCGCCCGTACCCGGCGGAGGCGCTCCCGGCCGCGATGGAAGGCGCGGAGCTCGTCGCGCTCGGCGTGAGCTCGGCAGGGATCGACTGGGCGACGTCGCAGCTCGCGCCTTTCGCGCGGCCAGGGCTGCCCATCGTGATGATCACCAAGGGGCTGGAGCTTCGCGAGGGGCGCCTCGGCGTGCTGCCCGACAGGGTGCAGCGCGGGCTGCCCGAGGCGGTGCGGGACACGGTGTTCCCGGCGGCGATCGCCGGGCCCTGCATCGCCGGGGAGCTGGCCCGTCGGGTGCCGACGTGCGTGGTGGTGACCGGGCGGGACGCGGGCACGCTGGCCCGACTCGCCGAGGCGCTGCGCGGGCCGTATTACCATGTGTTTCCTTGCGCCGACGTGATCGGGGCGGAGGTGTCGGCGGCACTGAAGAACGCCTACGCGATGGGGGTCGCGTTCGGGGTGGGGCTGCACGAGAAGGCAGGCGGGGTGGCCGGCAGCGTGGCGATGCACAACTGGGAGTCGGCGGTCTTCGCGCAGGCCATCCGGGAGATGATGCGGGTGACGGCGCTGCTCGGGGGCGACCCGCTGACGGTGACCGGTTTGCCCGGCGTGGGGGACCTGGATGTGACGATGAACGGGGGGCGCACCGGGCGCTTCGGTCGCTGGCTGGGGCTGGGCCTCGGGGTCGCGGCGTCGGTGGCGCGCATGGAAGGGGCGACGCTCGAGTGCCTGGAGATCCTCGCGGTGATGCGCGAGGGGCTCGCGGCCCACGAGGCACGCGGGGAGCTTCGCCCGGGGGAGCTGCCGCTCTTGCGCCAGATGATGGCGGTGGCGCTCGACGATGCGCCCGTCGCGATGCCGTTCGAGAGGTTCTTCGCGGAAGGGGCAGGATAG
- a CDS encoding polysaccharide deacetylase family protein: MPSARPAAALTAALTAALLLAACVPPSSPSAASVPGHAPASDASATLPGPTPPAGHASPASPASPVPSSSPTAGPPSRAPIEVAITVDDLPAHGPLPAGLTRLDVHRTLLDAFRKHAVPQVVGFLNADKLTEHPEDRAALEAWVAAGHPLGNHTFRHPNLYEISLADYLQDIDRNEPLLRELMGQAPERAWKLFRYPFLREGRDLPTRNAIRAHLADRGYRIAQVTIDFGDWAWNEPYARCAARNDEEAIKVLDGAFVNYGRATLQWADATARQIYGRPIKQILLLHVGAFDARAIDRLLTAYEKEGVRWISLDDALTDPVYAIDTERTSVWGESLLEQIAEGKGAPHAPYIPLPLGFLRLLCR; the protein is encoded by the coding sequence ATGCCTTCTGCTCGCCCCGCGGCCGCGCTGACCGCCGCGCTGACCGCCGCGCTGCTGCTCGCGGCCTGTGTCCCGCCCTCCTCGCCCAGCGCCGCCAGCGTCCCGGGACACGCCCCCGCCTCCGACGCCAGCGCCACGCTCCCTGGGCCGACGCCCCCCGCGGGCCATGCCTCCCCGGCCTCCCCGGCCTCCCCGGTGCCCTCGTCCTCGCCCACCGCTGGCCCGCCCTCTCGCGCGCCCATCGAGGTCGCCATCACCGTCGACGACCTGCCTGCCCACGGCCCCTTGCCGGCGGGCCTCACCCGCCTGGACGTCCACCGCACCTTGCTCGACGCGTTCCGCAAGCACGCCGTGCCGCAGGTCGTCGGGTTCCTCAACGCCGACAAGCTCACCGAGCACCCCGAGGATCGCGCCGCCCTCGAGGCCTGGGTCGCCGCGGGCCACCCCCTCGGCAACCACACCTTCCGTCACCCCAACCTCTACGAGATCAGCCTCGCCGACTACCTCCAGGACATCGACCGCAACGAGCCGCTCCTGCGAGAACTCATGGGCCAGGCCCCCGAGCGCGCCTGGAAGCTGTTCCGCTACCCCTTCCTCCGGGAGGGGCGCGATCTCCCCACGCGGAATGCCATCCGCGCCCACCTCGCCGACCGCGGCTACCGCATCGCACAGGTCACCATCGACTTCGGCGACTGGGCCTGGAACGAGCCCTACGCGCGCTGCGCGGCGCGAAACGACGAGGAGGCGATCAAGGTGCTCGACGGCGCCTTCGTGAACTACGGGCGCGCGACGCTCCAGTGGGCCGACGCCACGGCGCGGCAGATCTACGGCCGCCCCATCAAGCAGATCCTCCTGCTCCACGTGGGCGCCTTCGACGCGCGCGCCATCGACCGCCTGCTCACCGCGTACGAGAAGGAAGGCGTCCGCTGGATCTCCCTCGACGACGCGCTCACCGATCCCGTCTACGCCATCGACACCGAGCGCACCTCGGTCTGGGGCGAGTCCTTGCTGGAGCAGATCGCCGAAGGGAAAGGCGCTCCGCACGCACCGTACATCCCGCTCCCGCTGGGATTCTTGCGTCTCCTCTGCCGCTGA